A region from the Oryzias latipes chromosome 20, ASM223467v1 genome encodes:
- the pdss1 gene encoding decaprenyl-diphosphate synthase subunit 1, which produces MAAPGWRHITRWRRGCWGTAVSETLWPVTGRSASSSAPFPGRVGGSSEPGNEVKPSTQILSKSHLGFSLIRPCSRLPSVAALQPLCCRSTHSDAKLEDPFTLAQKDLTTLYDDIKKELFISRTELKSLCDYYFDGRGKAIRPIIVVLMARALNIHSDRSGDLLPGQKAIAMITEMIHTASLVHDDVIDGSDARRGKRSLNEVWGEKKAILAGDFILSAASMALARIGDITVVKVLSQVIEDLVRGEFMQLGSKENENERFKHYLEKTFKKTASLIANSCKAVSILVSSDPEVHEIAYQYGKNVGIAFQLVDDVLDFTSGAQQLGKPSAADLKLGLATGPVLFACQQFPELHAMIMRRFSSKGDVDRAWQYVLKSDGVQQTSFLARRYCQEAIRQVSLLRPSPERDALIRLTELVLSRDK; this is translated from the exons ATGGCTGCCCCCGGGTGGAGGCACATAACCAGGTGGAGGAGAGGCTGCTGGGGCACAGCGGTGTCGGAAACGTTATGGCCCGTTACCGGCAGGTCTGCGTCCTCCTCCGCGCCCTTCCCCGGCCGGGTCGGCGGAAGCTCGGAGCCCGGGAACGAG GTGAAGCCGTCGACACAGATCCTCTCCAAATCACACTTAGGTTTTTCCCTAATCCG ACCCTGTTCCCGGCTGCCCTCCGTCGCTGCTCTTCAGCCTCTCTGTTGCAGGTCGACGCACAGCGACGCCAAACTGGAGGACCCGTTTACTTTGGCGCAGAAAGATCTGACAACATTATATGACGATATCAAGAAG GAGCTGTTCATCTCCAGGACGGAGCTGAAGTCTCTGTGCGACTACTATTTCGACGGCAGGGGAAAGGCGATCCGGCCGATCATCGTGGTCCTGATGGCTCGAGCCCTCAACATCCACAGCGACCGATCCGG AGATCTGCTCCCGGGACAAAAAGCCATCGCCATGATCACTGAGATGATCCACACCGCCAGTCTGGTGCACGACGACGTCATCGACGGATCGGACGCACGGAGAGGAAAGCGGTCCTTAAATGAAGTGTGGGGTGAGAAGAAG GCCATCCTAGCTGGAGACTTCATCCTGTCTGCGGCCTCCATGGCGTTGGCTCGCATCGGTGACATCACGGTGGTGAAGGTGCTCTCCCAGGTCATAGAGGACCTGGTGCGAG GCGAATTCATGCAGCTGGGCTCCAAAGAGAACGAGAACGAGAGGTTCAAGCACTACCTGGAGAAGACCTTCAAGAAGACGGCGAGTCTGATTGCAAACAGTTGTAAAGCA GTGTCTATTCTGGTGAGCTCCGATCCTGAAGTCCACGAGATCGCCTACCAGTACGGGAAAAACGTCGGCATCGCCTTTCAG CTCGTGGACGACGTTCTGGACTTCACGTCAGGAGCCCAACAGCTGGGGAAACCGTCGGCCGCCGACCTGAAACTGGGCTTGGCCACCGGGCCGGTCCTGTTCGCTTGCCAGCAG TTTCCAGAGCTTCATGCGATGATCATGAGACGCTTCAGCTCCAAAGGAGACGTGGATCGGGCCTGGCAGTACGTCCTGAAG agCGACGGCGTCCAGCAAACCTCCTTCTTGGCCCGCCGCTACTGTCAGGAAGCCATCAGACAGGTCAGCCTGCTCCGGCCGTccccggagagggacgccctcATCCGCCTCACCGAGCTGGTGCTCAGCAGAGACAAGTGA